Proteins encoded together in one Lathyrus oleraceus cultivar Zhongwan6 chromosome 5, CAAS_Psat_ZW6_1.0, whole genome shotgun sequence window:
- the LOC127078985 gene encoding uncharacterized protein LOC127078985 produces MQQQQNQFMQQMMQQWNGGLHPQGVPQVAAGGSFQDFFHMNPPEFHGGLNPMKAQEWITSMERTFRIVHCSEENKVVFSSHMMKGSAVRWWESASTLMTNQGIPRDWEHFKTIFLDKYFLNSLRTQKEFEFQQLRQGTMSVAAYAEKFEDMAVYSRQAAYTPDERWKIDQFLFGLRGEISHSVSQREFTSYAELLRQCYVAENSFKKVQEERDQYRSGQRDQGRPGRPRSQAFKGNKVQHARPNQPPQCQACKKYHFGRCVVSGIRCFTCQREGHLSRECPQNKNQMQGRSTGRVYTLDAGKANSNNALIAGMCLVNNHPCFVLFDCGATHFFISIRCMKRLGLKAIPLSPPMVVTTAMDDVVETPLIYENCSLLVNGRIFQVDLICLALKKVDVVLGMDWLSANSVFIGCEEKLIIIPSSEATPKDVLTTILEGTVDMVNFLFENEKSVLLVLTKESSDNLSVTQIPVVCEFPEVFLKDVSSLPPEREVKFSINLIPGTAPISVSPYRMAPLELRKLKNQLEDLLTKHFIRPSLSPWGAPVLLVKKKDGSMRLCIDYRQLNKVTIKNKYPLSRIDDLLDQLKGAFVFSKIDLRSGYHQIRVKSSDVPKTAFRTRYGHYEFLVMSFGVTNAPAIFMDYMNRIFQPYLDQFVVIFIDDILIYSRTSQEHGEHLRILLSVLQEKQLFAKLSKCEFWMNKVRFLGHVISQGGVSVDPSKVEEVIN; encoded by the coding sequence atgcaacaacaacagaaTCAATTCATGCAACAGATGATGCAGCAGTGGAATGGTGGTTTGCATCCTCAAGGAGTTCCACAGGTAGCTGCAGGTGGTAGTTTCCAAGATTTCTTCCACATGAATCCTCCGGAATTCCATGGTGGGCTGAATCCTATGAAGGCTCAAGAGTGGATAACCAGCATGGAAAGGACTTTTCGGATAGTGCATTGTAGTGAAGAAAATAAGGTTGTGTTTTCTTCTCACATGATGAAGGGTTCAGCTGTGAGATGGTGGGAGAGTGCTTCGACTCTTATGACCAATCAAGGAATACCTAGAGATTGGGAGCATTTTAAGACTATTTTCTTGGATAAGTATTTTCTTAATTCCTTGAGGACTCAGAaagagtttgaatttcaacaGCTCAGGCAGGGAACTATGTCAGTAGCTGCGTATGCTGAGAAGTTCGAAGATATGGCTGTGTATTCTAGACAAGCCGCGTACACGCCTGATGAGAGGTGGAAGATTGATCAGTTTCTTTTTGGTCTGAGGGGTGAAATTTCTCATAGTGTTTCTCAAAGGGAATTCACTTCTTATGCTGAACTATTAAGACAATGTTATGTGGCTGAGAACAGTTTTAAGAAAGTTCAAGAAGAAAGGGATCAATACAGGAGTGGGCAGAGAGACCAAGGAAGGCCAGGAAGGCCTAGATCACAGGCTTTCAAGGGAAACAAGGTGCAACATGCAAGACCTAACCAACCTCCTCAATGTCAAGCATGTAAGAAGTATCATTTTGGAAGATGTGTTGTAAGTGGAATTAGGTGTTTTACTTGCCAGAGGGAGGGACACTTGTCTAGGGAATGCCCTCAGAATAAGAATCAGATGCAGGGGAGGAGTACCGGTCGAGTTTATACCTTGGATGCAGGGAAGGCTAACAGCAACAATGCCTTAATTGCTGGTATGTGTCTCGTCAATAATCATCCTTGTTTTGTATTATTTGATTGTGGGGCGACACACTTTTTTATATCAATTCGGTGCATGAAGCGTCTTGGCTTGAAAGCAATTCCCTTGTCTCCTCCTATGGTGGTTACTACTGCCATGGATGATGTGGTTGAGACACCGTTGATTTATGAAAATTGTTCGCTCTTGGTGAATGGTAGAATTTTTCAGGTTGATCTTATTTGTTTAGCACTTAAGAAGGTTGATGTGGTTTTGGGGATGGATTGGCTTTCCGCCAACTCGGTGTTTATTGGTTGTGAAGAGAAGTTGATTATCATTCCATCTAGTGAAGCTACTCCAAAGGATGTGCTAACTACTATCTTGGAAGGTACGGTTGACATGGTTAATTTCTTATTTGAGAATGAAAAGTCAGTTCTTTTGGTTCTTACCAAGGAATCTAGCGATAATCTGAGTGTTACACAAATCCCTGTTGTTTGTGAATTTCCGGAAGTTTTTCTTAAGGATGTCTCCTCTCTTCCTCCTGAAAGGGAAGTGAAATTCTCTATTAATCTGATACCTGGGACGGCTCCAATCTCCGTCTCTCCGTATCGCATGGCGCCACTAGAGTTGAGAAAGTTAAAGAATCAATTGGAAGACTTGTTGACCAAGCATTTTATCCGACCTAGTCTCTCACcatggggagctccagtgttaTTAGTAAAGAAGAAGGATGGTAGTATGCGGTTGTGTATTGATTATCGCCAGTTGAATAAAGTTACCATCAAGAACAAGTACCCTTTGTCGCGGATAGACGATTTGTTAGATCAGTTGAAAGGAGCCTTCGTGTTCTCAAAGATTGATCTACGGTCGGGCTATCATCAAATAAGAGTTAAGAGTTCGGATGTACCAAAGACCGCATTTAGAACCAGATATGGCCATTATGAGTTCCTTGTAATGTCGTTTGGTGTAACGAATGCCCCAGCTATTTTCATGGACTATATGAATCGGATATTCCAACCCTACTTGGACCAGTTCGTGGTGATCTTTATTGATGACATTCTTATTTATTCTCGTACTTCTCAAGAGCATGGAGAACACCTAAGGATTCTTCTATCAGTACTGCAAGAGAAACAACTTTTTGCCAAGTTAAgtaagtgtgaattttggatgAACAAAGTCAggtttcttggtcatgtaatatCACAAGGAGGAGTATCGGTGGATCCATCTAAAGTTGAAGAAGTTATTAATTAG
- the LOC127078986 gene encoding uncharacterized protein LOC127078986: MEKIRMFRDKIKKAQDRQKSYADHRRRPLEFDEGDHVFLKVTLRLRLKGPFKSQKLSPRYIGPYQIIERIGEVAYRLALPPSLSEVHDVFHVSQLWKFIPDSLQPFLPDSVEVEADLTFKPLPSRIIGREVKVLRNKEIPLIKVQWDESHPGDATWELGSKMREAYTHLFQGEMIGCDYDLENPCDCELEILDLYVYENM; encoded by the exons ATGGAAAAGATAAGGATGTTCCGTGATAAGATAAAGAAAGCACAAGATCGCCAAAAGAGCTATGCGGATCACAGGAGAAGACCATTGGAATTTGATGAAGGTGACCATGTATTTTTGAAGGTAACTCTGAGGTTGAGACTGAAAGGACCGTTTAAATCACAGAAGCTAAGTCCGAGATACATAGGGCCATACCAGATTATAGAGAGAATTGGAGAAGTAGCCTACAGATTAGCCTTACCACCTTCTCTATCAGAAGTGCATGATGTTTTTCACGTATCTCAACTCTGGAAGTTCATTCCAGATTCTCTTCAGCCTTTTCTTCCAGATTCAGTAGAAGTAGAAGCAGATCTGACTTTCAAACCTCTACCAAGTCGTATTATAGGACGAGAAGTTAAGGTGTTAAGGAATAAGGAGATTCCTCTTATTAAGGTTCAGTGGGATGAATCACACCCAGGCGACGCCACCTGGGAACTAGGGTCAAAAATGCGAGAAGCTTACACTCATCTCTTCCAG GGTGAAATGATTGGTTGTGATTATGATCTTGAAAATCCTTGTGATTGTGAGCTTGAAATCCTTGATTTATATGTGTATGAGAACATGTAA